Proteins from a single region of Primulina tabacum isolate GXHZ01 chromosome 5, ASM2559414v2, whole genome shotgun sequence:
- the LOC142547653 gene encoding uncharacterized protein LOC142547653 encodes MSTVFGLRKGVFGILIAILMFPMMLFCCSEALSADGIYLLDFKKIVIDPHNFLWNWNPNDQMPCKWIGVKCSLDYKQVVWSLDLSSLNLSGTLSSSIGSLAFLTYLDLSHNGFEGSIPKEIGSLSRLETLYLNDNHFSGGIPVELGNLSSLQDLNLCNNKISGPIPEELGKLTSLIQFVAYTNSISGSIPSSFGNLRNLKTFRAGQNELSGNLPVEIGSCSSLETLGLAQNLLDGNLPKELGMLTNLIDLILWDNPFSGSIPGELGNCTSLETLALYQTNLVGGIPAELGKLRFLKRLYLYRNGLNGTIPKEIGNLSYLLEIDFSENYLSGEIPTELTRIKGLRLLYLFQNGLSGVIPTELSSLMNLTKLDLSINHLTGPIPFGLLYLPQMLQLQLFDNNLSGTIPQGLGLYSRLWVVDFSENNLTGRIPPYICQHSNLILLNLESNNLYGSIPAGISNCLSMVQLRLGGNRLTGRFPSGLCRLTNLSAIELGRNNFSGTIPQEIGTCQKLQRLDLSRNYFTSELPKEIGNLSELAAFNISSCLFSGQIPLEIMNCKVLQRLDLSGNGFLGPIPNELGSLSLLERLIISDNFFSGDIPGALGNLTHLTELQMGGNLLSGSIPKELGNLSGLQIAMNLSFNKLSGAIPPQIGNLILLEYLLLNNNDLSGEIPSTFGNLSSLLGCNLSFNKLSGPLPNVPLFQNMSIGSFIGNKGLCGGLLGNCTNMDTTPQPKQNADSSRGKVVSIVAAVIGGVSLVLIVVILYIMKQHPVDVVSSSQDNDVSSEDSDIYFPPKEGFTFHDLVEATNNFHDSFVIGRGAAGTVYKAVLQSSQTIAVKKLASNREGNNIDSTFQAEILTLGKIRHRNIVKLFGFCYHQNSNLLIYEYMARGSLGELLHRTTCDLDWPTRFSIALGAAEGLAYLHHDCRPRIIHRDIKSNNILLDEKFEAHVGDFGLAKVIDMPQSKSMSAVAGSYGYIAPEYAYTMKVTEKCDIYSYGVVLLELLTGKTPVQPLEEGGNLVAHSRNFIREHSLSSEIFDSRLNLKDETIANHMITVLKIALLCTRTQPLDRPSMREVVIMLMESNEQEGSVVSPPDYEV; translated from the exons ATGTCTACAGTGTTTGGGTTGAGGAAAGGTGTTTTTGGGATTTTGATAGCAATTTTAATGTTCCCAATGATGCTTTTTTGTTGTTCTGAGGCGTTGAGTGCGGATGGAATTTATCTCctagatttcaagaaaatcgttaTTGATCCCCATAATTTTCTTTGGAATTGGAATCCCAATGATCAGATGCCTTGCAAATGGATAGGTGTGAAATGTTCTTTGGATTATAAACAGGTTGTGTGGTCCCTTGATTTGAGCTCGCTGAATCTTTCGGGAACGTTGAGTTCTAGTATTGGTAGTCTGGCTTTCCTAACTTATCTTGATCTTTCTCATAACGGGTTCGAGGGGAGCATCCCGAAGGAGATTGGGAGTTTATCAAGATTGGAAACTCTTTATTTGAACGACAATCATTTTAGTGGGGGAATTCCTGTAGAATTGGGTAATCTCTCTTCTTTGCAAGATTTGAATTTATGCAATAACAAGATCTCCGGTCCTATTCCGGAAGAGTTGGGGAAGTTAACTTCTCTAATTCAGTTTGTTGCGTACACGAATAGTATCTCCGGCTCGATACCGTCATCTTTTGGTAATTTGAGGAACTTGAAAACATTTCGAGCAGGGCAGAATGAGCTTTCTGGAAATTTACCAGTGGAAATAGGTAGTTGTAGTAGCCTGGAAACTCTTGGTCTTGCACAGAATCTATTAGATGGTAACTTACCGAAAGAGCTTGGTATGCTGACGAACTTGATTGATCTCATCCTTTGGGACAATCCATTTTCCGGATCTATACCAGGTGAGCTAGGGAATTGTACGAGTCTCGAGACTCTTGCTTTATACCAGACAAATCTTGTTGGAGGGATTCCTGCTGAACTTGGGAAACTCAGGTTTCTGAAGAGGTTATACTTGTACAGAAATGGATTAAACGGAACCATTCCCAAAGAAATCGGCAATCTTAGTTACTTGTTAGAAATTGATTTCTCGGAGAACTATTTGTCTGGTGAAATTCCTACTGAATTGACACGAATAAAGGGCTTACGCTTACTGTACTTGTTCCAGAACGGGCTATCGGGAGTTATACCAACAGAACTCAGTAGCTTGATGAACTTGACGAAGCTAGACTTGTCGATAAACCACCTAACTGGCCCTATTCCATTTGGCCTTCTGTATCTCCCTCAGATGCTTCAGTTGCAACTTTTTGACAATAATTTGAGCGGTACTATACCTCAAGGCCTTGGTCTTTATAGTCGACTTTGGGTAGttgatttttctgaaaataactTAACCGGTAGAATTCCTCCTTATATATGTCAGCATTCTAACTTGATATTGCTGAATCTTGAGTCTAATAATCTGTATGGAAGCATTCCAGCCGGTATCTCGAATTGCCTTTCCATGGTACAGCTGAGATTAGGTGGTAATAGGTTGACTGGGAGGTTTCCTTCAGGATTATGCAGATTGACCAATCTATCGGCAATTGAATTGGGTCGAAATAATTTCAGTGGCACAATACCTCAAGAGATCGGGACATGCCAGAAGTTGCAAAGGCTTGATCTTTCGAGAAATTACTTTACATCCGAGTTGCCAAAGGAGATAGGGAATCTTTCGGAGCTTGCGGCTTTCAACATTTCGTCATGCCTTTTCTCGGGGCAGATACCACTAGAAATCATGAATTGCAAAGTCCTTCAAAGGCTCGATCTTAGTGGCAATGGTTTTCTTGGGCCTATACCGAATGAATTGGGAAGTCTTTCTCTGCTTGAACGGCTTATTATTTCTGACAATTTTTTCTCTGGAGATATACCAGGTGCATTAGGTAATCTCACTCATTTGACTGAACTGCAGATGGGTGGAAATTTATTATCGGGTTCGATACCGAAGGAGTTGGGTAATCTTTCTGGCTTGCAGATAGCGATGAATCTTAGTTTTAATAAGTTGTCCGGAGCAATACCACCTCAGATTGGAAACCTTATCTTGCTAGAATACCTTCTGCTCAATAATAATGATTTAAGTGGTGAGATTCCAAGCACATTTGGAAATCTTTCAAGTTTACTTGGTTGCAACCTCTCGTTCAACAAATTATCGGGCCCGTTGCCTAATGTACCGTTGTTTCAGAACATGAGCATCGGTAGCTTCATTGGAAACAAAGGGCTATGCGGCGGGCTTCTCGGTAATTGCACAAATATGGACACAACTCCTCAACCCAAACAAAATGCCGACTCTTCTCGAGGAAAGGTAGTATCTATAGTTGCTGCTGTGATAGGTGGAGTTTCACTTGTTCTAATCGTAGTAATTTTATACATCATGAAACAACATCCGGTTGATGTAGTTTCTTCTTCCCAAGATAACGACGTTTCATCCGAAGATTCCGATATATACTTCCCTCCAAAAGAAGGGTTCACTTTTCACGATCTAGTTGAGGCCACAAATAATTTTCACGACTCTTTTGTGATCGGTAGGGGAGCGGCTGGTACTGTGTATAAGGCCGTGTTGCAATCTAGCCAAACGATTGCTGTGAAGAAATTAGCATCGAATCGAGAGGGAAACAACATTGATAGCACGTTTCAAGCTGAGATTCTAACACTCGGAAAGATCAGGCATCGTAATATAGTGAAACTATTTGGTTTTTGCTATCACCAAAATTCGAATCTTCTTATATACGAGTATATGGCGAGAGGTAGCTTGGGGGAATTGCTCCACCGGACAACTTGTGATCTTGACTGGCCAACACGGTTCTCCATTGCTCTCGGAGCTGCCGAAGGGCTTGCTTATTTGCATCATGACTGCAGGCCTAGGATTATTCACCGTGATATAAAGTCAAACAATATACTGCTCGATGAAAAGTTTGAAGCTCATGTTGGCGATTTTGGTTTGGCTAAGGTGATTGATATGccccagtccaagtccatgtcGGCAGTTGCTGGATCATATGGTTATATTGCCCCTG AGTATGCATACACTATGAAAGTTACAGAAAAATGCGACATATACAGCTATGGTGTGGTACTTCTGGAGTTGTTAACCGGAAAGACTCCGGTACAACCCCTCGAAGAAGGAGGTAATCTCGTCGCACATTCACGGAACTTCATTCGGGAACATTCTCTCTCGTCTGAGATATTCGACAGTCGTTTGAATTTGAAAGACGAAACTATTGCTAACCACATGATCACAGTATTGAAGATCGCTCTCCTCTGCACACGCACGCAACCGTTAGATCGACCATCCATGCGAGAGGTCGTGATTATGCTGATGGAATCTAACGAGCAAGAAGGTAGCGTGGTTTCACCTCCGGATTACGAGGTCTAG